AAGGGCTGGAATCCCTATCTTGCCGGTGCGCTGACGGGGCTCCTTCTCATCCTTTCGGTCTGGGTGGCGGGCAAGTACTTCGGGGCCTCCACAACCTTCGTCAGAGGCGCGGGGTTTGTGGAAAAGGCTTTCTCGCAGGAAAGAGTCGCCCAGATGGAGTACTTCATCAAGGAACTTCCCAAGATCGACTGGCAGTGGATGTTCGTCGTCGGCATATTTTTCGGCTCCCTTATCGCCTCGATGACGTCGAAATCCTTTCGGTGGCAGGGCGTTCCTACGATG
This region of Syntrophorhabdus sp. genomic DNA includes:
- a CDS encoding YeeE/YedE family protein, yielding KGWNPYLAGALTGLLLILSVWVAGKYFGASTTFVRGAGFVEKAFSQERVAQMEYFIKELPKIDWQWMFVVGIFFGSLIASMTSKSFRWQGVPTMWEGRFGPNRTKRAVTAFLGGAIAMFGARLADGUPSGHGLSGSLQLAVSGFISLICFFVGGLIVARILYRGGAGK